The following proteins come from a genomic window of Miscanthus floridulus cultivar M001 chromosome 2, ASM1932011v1, whole genome shotgun sequence:
- the LOC136519809 gene encoding uncharacterized protein isoform X1, with protein MGLGASMLRWKVNRRRQQPEPRRGTPMALFVVRNDDGRPSKPEAVVFHPPHSSGRSGLQLQKAGSRKPEKRGYEYYDCMDVLGRRLRAPPPRLPCGSTRSVAVEPVVTAGMRATVSRGATADGKKAVAAAAEGCRTPMTPRRTPVWQRRILMGTRCELPRFSGVILYDEHGRPLQSTSQNRTDYLMSRVSKYESKGKKKTARPTTTLRDLL; from the exons ATGGGGCTCGGCGCGTCCATGTTGCGATGGAAGGTCaaccggcggcggcagcagcccgAGCCAAGGCGCGGCACGCCGATGGCACTCTTCGTCGTCAGGAACGACGACGGCCGGCCGTCCAAGCCCGAGGCGGTCGTGTTCCACCCACCACACAGCTCTGGCCGTTCGGGGTTACAGTTACAGAAGGCCGGCAGCAGGAAGCCTGAGAAGCGCGGGTACGAGTACTACGACTGCATGGACGTGCTGGGCAGGAGGCTCCGCGCGCCGCCGCCCAGGCTCCCGTGCGGGAGCACCAGAAGCGTCGCGGTGGAGCCGGTGGTAACGGCCGGGATGAGGGCGACGGTGTCCAGGGGCGCCACGGCGGACGGGAAGAaggcagtggcagcggcagcagagGGGTGCAGGACGCCGATGACGCCGAGGAGGACGCCGGTGTGGCAGCGGAGGATACTGATGGGGACGCGGTGCGAGCTTCCACGGTTCAGCGGGGTCATACTATACGACGAGCACGGCCGGCCCCTGCAGAGCACCTCCCAGAACAGAACAGACTACCTGATGAGCAGAGTAAGCAAATACGAGTCCAAG GGCAAAAAGAAGACTGCCAGGCCAACTACAACTCTCAGGGACCTCCTGTAG
- the LOC136519794 gene encoding NADH dehydrogenase [ubiquinone] iron-sulfur protein 1, mitochondrial-like, with amino-acid sequence MAFLARALRQSNSRLSSRCPAVAASCRWISPTAAAGSPEAGAAVAPADPELPPPREPVGGARVELPPNPEDALEVFVDGHAVRIPKGFTVLQACEVAGVDIPRFCYHSRLSIAGNCRMCLVEVEKSPKPVASCAMPALPGMKIKTNTPVAKKAREGVMEFLLMNHPLDCPICDQGGECDLQDQSMAFGADRGRFTEMKRSVVDKNLGPLVKTVMTRCIQCTRCVRFATEVAGVQDLGMLGRGSGEEIGTYVEKLMTSELSGNVIDICPVGALTSKPFAFKARNWELKGTETIDVTDAVGSNIRVDSRGPEVMRIVPRLNEDINEEWISDKTRFCYDGLKRQRLNDPMIRGPDGRFKAVTWRDALAVVAEVLHQVKPEEITGVAGKLSDAESMMALKDFVNRMGSDKVLCEGNGPNPPADLRSNYLMNTSIAGLEKADVFLLVGTQPRVEAAMVNARIRKTVKATQAKVGYIGPPADFNYDHDHLGTGPQTLVEIAEGRHPFCSVLQSAKNPVIIAGAGLFEREDQDALFSTIETVAKKFNVTRPDWNGLNVLLLHAAQAAALDLGLVANPAESIKSAKFLYLMGADDISLDKLPDDAFVVYQGHHGDKAVYRANVILPSSAFSEKEGTYENTEGCTQWTIPAVPTVGDARDDWKIIRALSEVAGAQLPYDSLSAVRDRISTVAPNLVHVDESVPSTISAEVKPPVKQQVSSTPFKTVVENFYMTDAITRASKIMAQCSATLLKK; translated from the exons atggcgttCCTCGCGCGGGCTCTCCGCCAGTCCAACTCGCGCCTGTCGTCGCGCTGCCCCGCCGTGGCTGCGTCCTGCCGCTGGATCTCCCCGACCGCCGCCGCGGGATCGCCGGAGGCCGGCGCGGCGGTGGCGCCGGCCGACCCGGAGCTGCCTCCGCCGCGGGAGCCCGTTGGCGGCGCCCGAGTGGAGCTTCCGCCCAATCCGGAGGACGCGCTCGAGGTGTTCGTGGACGGCCACGCGGTGCGGATCCCGAAGGGGTTCACCGTGCTCCAGGCCTGCGAGGTCGCCGGCGTCGACATCCCGCGTTTCTGCTACCATAGCCGCCTCTCCATCGCCGGGAACTGCCGTATGTGCCTCGTCGAGGTCGAGAAGTCGCCTAAGCCCGTCGCATCCTGTGCTATGCCCGCGCTCCCAG GGATGAAGATTAAGACAAACACCCCAGTGGCGAAGAAGGCGAGGGAGGGTGTCATGGAGTTCTTGCTGATGAACCATCCACTGGACTGCCCAATCTGTGATCAGGGTGGGGAGTGCGACCTCCAGGATCAGTCTATGGCATTTGGTGCTGATCGCGGTCGGTTCACTGAGATGAAGCGGTCAGTTGTGGACAAGAATTTGGGTCCCTTGGTTAAGACAGTGATGACTCGTTGCATCCAATGTACAAG GTGTGTCAGGTTTGCTACTGAGGTTGCTGGAGTTCAAGACCTTGGTATGTTAGGTCGTGGCAGTGGTGAAGAAATTGGAACATATGTTGAGAAACTTATGACAAGTGAACTATCTGGAAATGTTATTGATATCTGCCCTGTTGGGGCTCTTACATCCAAGCCATTTGCATTTAAAGCTCGGAACTGGGAACTGAAGGGCACCGAGACTATTGATGTTACTGATGCAGTGGGATCCAACATAAGAGTTGACAGCAGAGGACCTGAAGTTATGCGCATTGTTCCACGACTCAATGAG GACATTAATGAGGAATGGATATCGGACAAAACACGGTTTTGTTATGATGGTCTGAAGAGGCAAAGACTAAATGACCCTATGATCCGTGGTCCTGATGGCAGGTTTAAGGCCGTGACGTGGCGTGATGCTCTTGCAGTTGTTGCTGAGGTTTTGCATCAAGTTAAGCCAGAAGAAATAACTGGAGTTGCTGGAAAACTTTCTGATGCAGAATCCATGATGGCACTGAAAGATTTTGTTAACAGAATGGGTTCAGATAAGGTGCTATGTGAGGGAAATGGTCCCAATCCTCCAGCAGATCTGCGATCTAACTACCTAATGAATACGAGCATTGCTGGGCTTGAAAAGGCTGATGTATTCCTTTTGGTTGGCACTCAG CCAAGGGTGGAAGCTGCTATGGTTAATGCCAGGATTCGGAAGACTGTTAAAGCAACACAAGCAAAGGTGGGCTACATTGGTCCTCCAGCTGACTTCAACTATGACCATGATCATCTTGGCACAGGACCACAGACCCTTGTTGAGATTGCTGAGGGTCGTCATCCCTTCTGCTCAGTACTGCAGTCCGCCAAGAATCCTGTTATCATTGCTGGAGCTGGATTATTTGAACGGGAAGACCAAGATGCCCTGTTCTCAACAATTGAAACTGTAGCCAAGAAGTTCAATGTGACGAGACCAGACTGGAATGGCCTTAATGTCCTGTTGCTGCATGCTGCACAGGCTGCAGCTCTTGATCTTGGGCTTGTTGCTAATCCTGCTGAGAGCATCAAGTCAGCAAAGTTCTTGTATCTGATGGGAGCCGATGATATAAGCCTTGACAAGCTTCCGGACGATGCATTTGTTGTTTATCAAGGACACCATGGTGACAAGGCTGTCTACAGGGCCAATGTTATTCTGCCATCTTCAGCATTCAGTGAGAAGGAAGGCACCTATGAGAATACTGAAGGATGCACCCAGTGGACCATCCCAGCTGTTCCTACGGTTGGTGATGCTAGGGATGACTGGAAGATCATCCGCGCTCTTTCTGAGGTTGCTGGGGCTCAGCTGCCTTACGACAGTCTCTCAGCTGTGAGGGACCGGATTAGTACGGTTGCGCCAAATCTAGTACATGTAGACGAGAGTGTGCCGTCCACAATCTCTGCTGAGGTTAAGCCGCCTGTAAAGCAACAAGTCAGCTCGACACCATTCAAAACTGTTGTTGAGAACTTCTACATGACTGATGCAATCACTCGAGCTTCAAAGATAATGGCCCAATGCAGTGCAACCTTGCTGAAGAAGTGA
- the LOC136519809 gene encoding uncharacterized protein isoform X2, translating into MGLGASMLRWKVNRRRQQPEPRRGTPMALFVVRNDDGRPSKPEAVVFHPPHSSGRSGLQLQKAGSRKPEKRGYEYYDCMDVLGRRLRAPPPRLPCGSTRSVAVEPVVTAGMRATVSRGATADGKKAVAAAAEGCRTPMTPRRTPVWQRRILMGTRCELPRFSGVILYDEHGRPLQSTSQNRTDYLMSRGKKKTARPTTTLRDLL; encoded by the exons ATGGGGCTCGGCGCGTCCATGTTGCGATGGAAGGTCaaccggcggcggcagcagcccgAGCCAAGGCGCGGCACGCCGATGGCACTCTTCGTCGTCAGGAACGACGACGGCCGGCCGTCCAAGCCCGAGGCGGTCGTGTTCCACCCACCACACAGCTCTGGCCGTTCGGGGTTACAGTTACAGAAGGCCGGCAGCAGGAAGCCTGAGAAGCGCGGGTACGAGTACTACGACTGCATGGACGTGCTGGGCAGGAGGCTCCGCGCGCCGCCGCCCAGGCTCCCGTGCGGGAGCACCAGAAGCGTCGCGGTGGAGCCGGTGGTAACGGCCGGGATGAGGGCGACGGTGTCCAGGGGCGCCACGGCGGACGGGAAGAaggcagtggcagcggcagcagagGGGTGCAGGACGCCGATGACGCCGAGGAGGACGCCGGTGTGGCAGCGGAGGATACTGATGGGGACGCGGTGCGAGCTTCCACGGTTCAGCGGGGTCATACTATACGACGAGCACGGCCGGCCCCTGCAGAGCACCTCCCAGAACAGAACAGACTACCTGATGAGCAGA GGCAAAAAGAAGACTGCCAGGCCAACTACAACTCTCAGGGACCTCCTGTAG
- the LOC136538192 gene encoding uncharacterized protein, translated as MVLQLHCATPTISPPAARPCHLHLHGASGALPHPARGLGHLPCLLLVSVKDARADGAVCHVRRQVRYDEEEDEEEWGHNEDVARMERYTEDARDQALLAKARVDDEVEVVLVFRGFSSNLSGGTAADPSRSVLPERAIIQSIDVVRGPFDPNNIEYLEKGVEWDDFKSRL; from the exons ATGGTGCTCCAGCTCCACTGCGCCACACCGACCATCTCTCCGCCTGCCGCCCGCCcctgccacctccacctccacggcGCCAGCGGAGCGCTCCCGCACCCAGCGCGCGGCCTCGGGCACCTTCCCTGCCTCCTCCTCGTCAGCGTCAAGGACGCGCGCGCGGACGGAGCGGTCTGCCACGTGAGGCGGCAGGTGCggtacgacgaggaggaggacgaagagGAGTGGGGCCACAACGAGGACGTCGCGAGGATGGAGCGGTACACCGAGGACGCCCGCGACCAGGCGCTCCTGGCGAAGGCCCGGGTTGACGACGAGGTCGAAGTCGTGCTCGTCTTCAGG GGTTTCTCGTCGAACTTGAGCGGGGGAACGGCCGCGGATCCGTCGAGGAGCGTCCTGCCGGAGAGGGCGATCATACAGTCGATCGACGTGGTGAGGGGGCCGTTTGACCCCAACAACATCGAGTACCTGGAGAAGGGAGTGGAATGGGACGACTTCAAGAGCCGCCTGTGA